A stretch of the Onychomys torridus chromosome 23, mOncTor1.1, whole genome shotgun sequence genome encodes the following:
- the Slc11a1 gene encoding natural resistance-associated macrophage protein 1 isoform X2, whose protein sequence is MIRDKSPQRLSRPSYGSISSLPGTTPGPPQETYLSEKIPIPSTEQGTFSLRKLWAFTGPGFLMSIAFLDPGNIESDLQAGAVAGFKLLWVLLWATVLGLLCQRLAARLGVVTGKDLGEVCHLYYPKVPRTLLWLTIELAIVGSDMQEVIGTAISFNLLSAGRIPLWGGVLITIVDTFFFLFLDNYGLRKLEAFFGFLITIMALTFGYEYVVARPSQGALLQGLFLPSCPGCGQPELLQAVGIVGAIIMPHNIYLHSALVKSREVDRARRADIREANMYFLIEATIALSVSFIINLFVMAVFGQAFYQQTNEEAFNICANSSLHNYAKIFPRDNHTVSVDIYQGGVILGCLFGPAALYIWAVGLLAAGQSSTMTGTYAGQFVMEGFLRLRWSRFARVLLTRSCAILPTVLVAVFRDLRDLSGLNDLLNVLQSLLLPFAVLPILTFTSMPAVMQEFANGLPGPVASPTEPPS, encoded by the exons ATGATTC GTGACAAGAGCCCTCAGAGGCTGAGCAGGCCCAGCTATGGCTCCATTTCCAGCCTGCCTGGCACAACACCTGGGCCTCCCCAGGAGACCTACTTGAGTGAGAAGATTCCCATCCCCAGCACAGAGCAG GGCACGTTCAGCCTGAGGAAACTGTGGGCTTTCACCGGGCCTGGCTTCCTCATGAGCATCGCTTTCCTTGACCCAGGCAACATCGAGTCGGACCTTCAGGCTGGTGCTGTGGCTGGATTTAAA CTGCTCTGGGTGCTGCTATGGGCCACGGTGCTGGGCTTGCTCTGCCAGAGGCTGGCTGCCCGGCTAGGCGTGGTGACAGGCAAGGACTTGGGTGAAGTCTGCCATCTCTACTACCCTAAG GTGCCCCGCACCCTCCTCTGGCTGACCATCGAGCTAGCCATTGTGGGCTCAGACATGCAGGAAGTCATCGGCACAGCTATCTCCTTCAATCTGCTCTCAGCTGGACG CATCCCCCTGTGGGGTGGCGTCCTGATCACCATCGTGGAcacattcttcttcctcttcctggataACTATG GATTGCGCAAGTTGGAAGCTTTCTTTGGATTTCTTATTACTATTATGGCTTTGACCTTCGGTTACGAG TATGTGGTAGCGCGTCCATCCCAGGGAGCACTTCTTCAGGGCctgttcctgccttcctgcccaggctgtggccagcctgagctgctgcAGGCGGTGGGCATTGTTGGCGCCATCATCATGCCCCATAACATCTACCTGCACTCAGCCTTGGTCAAG TCCAGAGAGGTAGACAGAGCCCGCCGGGCGGACATTCGAGAAGCCAACATGTACTTCCTGATTGAGGCCACCATCGCCCTCTCCGTGTCCTTCATCATCAACCTCTTTGTCATGGCTGTCTTTGGTCAGGCCTTCTACCAGCAAACCAATGAGGAAGCG TTCAACATCTGTGCCAACAGCAGCCTCCACAACTATGCTAAGATCTTCCCCAGGGACAATCACACAGTGTCAGTGGATATTTACCAAGGA GGTGTGATCCTAGGCTGTCTCTTCGGCCCTGCAGCCCTCTACATCTGGGCAGTGGGTCTCCTGGCAGCCGGCCAGAGCTCTACTATGACTGGCACCTATGCAGGGCAGTTCGTgatggag GGCTTCCTGAGGCTACGGTGGTCCCGCTTCGCCCGCGTCCTCCTCACTCGCTCCTGCGCCATCCTGCCCACCGTGCTTGTGGCCGTCTTCCGAGACCTGAGGGACCTCTCGGGCCTCAACGATCTGCTCAACGTTCTGCAGAGTCTGCTG CTGCCCTTTGCTGTGCTGCCCATCTTGACATTCACCAGTATGCCAGCCGTCATGCAGGAGTTTGCCAATGGTCT GCCTGGACCTGTTGCATCGCCCACGGAGCCTCCTTCCTGA
- the Slc11a1 gene encoding natural resistance-associated macrophage protein 1 isoform X1, giving the protein MIRDKSPQRLSRPSYGSISSLPGTTPGPPQETYLSEKIPIPSTEQGTFSLRKLWAFTGPGFLMSIAFLDPGNIESDLQAGAVAGFKLLWVLLWATVLGLLCQRLAARLGVVTGKDLGEVCHLYYPKVPRTLLWLTIELAIVGSDMQEVIGTAISFNLLSAGRIPLWGGVLITIVDTFFFLFLDNYGLRKLEAFFGFLITIMALTFGYEYVVARPSQGALLQGLFLPSCPGCGQPELLQAVGIVGAIIMPHNIYLHSALVKSREVDRARRADIREANMYFLIEATIALSVSFIINLFVMAVFGQAFYQQTNEEAFNICANSSLHNYAKIFPRDNHTVSVDIYQGGVILGCLFGPAALYIWAVGLLAAGQSSTMTGTYAGQFVMEGFLRLRWSRFARVLLTRSCAILPTVLVAVFRDLRDLSGLNDLLNVLQSLLLPFAVLPILTFTSMPAVMQEFANGLLSKAFTSCIMALVCAINLYFVVSYLPSLPHPAYFGLVALLALGYLGLTAYLAWTCCIAHGASFLIHSSHQHFLYGLPKEEQEDGGSSGERAAHQPTGSHKQGNWRSTTAA; this is encoded by the exons ATGATTC GTGACAAGAGCCCTCAGAGGCTGAGCAGGCCCAGCTATGGCTCCATTTCCAGCCTGCCTGGCACAACACCTGGGCCTCCCCAGGAGACCTACTTGAGTGAGAAGATTCCCATCCCCAGCACAGAGCAG GGCACGTTCAGCCTGAGGAAACTGTGGGCTTTCACCGGGCCTGGCTTCCTCATGAGCATCGCTTTCCTTGACCCAGGCAACATCGAGTCGGACCTTCAGGCTGGTGCTGTGGCTGGATTTAAA CTGCTCTGGGTGCTGCTATGGGCCACGGTGCTGGGCTTGCTCTGCCAGAGGCTGGCTGCCCGGCTAGGCGTGGTGACAGGCAAGGACTTGGGTGAAGTCTGCCATCTCTACTACCCTAAG GTGCCCCGCACCCTCCTCTGGCTGACCATCGAGCTAGCCATTGTGGGCTCAGACATGCAGGAAGTCATCGGCACAGCTATCTCCTTCAATCTGCTCTCAGCTGGACG CATCCCCCTGTGGGGTGGCGTCCTGATCACCATCGTGGAcacattcttcttcctcttcctggataACTATG GATTGCGCAAGTTGGAAGCTTTCTTTGGATTTCTTATTACTATTATGGCTTTGACCTTCGGTTACGAG TATGTGGTAGCGCGTCCATCCCAGGGAGCACTTCTTCAGGGCctgttcctgccttcctgcccaggctgtggccagcctgagctgctgcAGGCGGTGGGCATTGTTGGCGCCATCATCATGCCCCATAACATCTACCTGCACTCAGCCTTGGTCAAG TCCAGAGAGGTAGACAGAGCCCGCCGGGCGGACATTCGAGAAGCCAACATGTACTTCCTGATTGAGGCCACCATCGCCCTCTCCGTGTCCTTCATCATCAACCTCTTTGTCATGGCTGTCTTTGGTCAGGCCTTCTACCAGCAAACCAATGAGGAAGCG TTCAACATCTGTGCCAACAGCAGCCTCCACAACTATGCTAAGATCTTCCCCAGGGACAATCACACAGTGTCAGTGGATATTTACCAAGGA GGTGTGATCCTAGGCTGTCTCTTCGGCCCTGCAGCCCTCTACATCTGGGCAGTGGGTCTCCTGGCAGCCGGCCAGAGCTCTACTATGACTGGCACCTATGCAGGGCAGTTCGTgatggag GGCTTCCTGAGGCTACGGTGGTCCCGCTTCGCCCGCGTCCTCCTCACTCGCTCCTGCGCCATCCTGCCCACCGTGCTTGTGGCCGTCTTCCGAGACCTGAGGGACCTCTCGGGCCTCAACGATCTGCTCAACGTTCTGCAGAGTCTGCTG CTGCCCTTTGCTGTGCTGCCCATCTTGACATTCACCAGTATGCCAGCCGTCATGCAGGAGTTTGCCAATGGTCT GTTGAGCAAAGCTTTCACTTCCTGCATCATGGCACTGGTCTGTGCCATCAACCTCTATTTTGTGGTCAGCTACCTGCCCAGCCTCCCGCACCCTGCCTACTTTGGCCTGGTAGCTCTGCTGGCTCTGGGCTACTTGGGCCTTACTGCCTATCTG GCCTGGACCTGTTGCATCGCCCACGGAGCCTCCTTCCTGATCCACAGCTCCCACCAGCACTTCCTCTATGGGCTCCCTAAAGAGGAGCAGGAAGATGGGGGGAGCTCCGGTGAGAGAGCAGCACACCAGCCCACTGGATCCCACAAGCAAGGCAACTGGAGGTCCACCACTGCAGCTTAG